GGCGTGTCGGAGGAGCAGCAGCGGGACCTGCTGGCGATCCGCACTCAGGCCGACCGCATTTCACGGATTACGAAGAGCATGCTGGCCTTGTCCCGTGGCGCCGCGACCGTGCTGAAGCCGATCGATGTGAATTGCGTCCTGAAGGCCTGTATCGAGGCGTCGCAGGAACGGGCATCTGCCAAAGGCGTGCGGATCGACGTGGCGCTGTCACCGGAACTGCCGCCGATCATGGGCGACCGTGACCGGATCGAAACGGTGATGATGAATCTGATCAACAATGCGCTCGACGCGGCGAAGGAGGGGGTGCCTCCGGCGCTGGTGACGGTGCAGTCCGAACGCTGTCCGGGGAAAGAGGGCGAGCGAGTGCTGGTGCGCATCAGCGATACGGGCCCTGGCATTCCGGAAGAGATGTTGGGGCGCATCTTCGATCCCTTCTTTACCACCAAGGAAGAAGGCCAGGGCACCGGCTTGGGGCTCTTTCTTAGTTATGGCATCGTCGCCGATCACCGTGGACATCTTGAAATCGAAAACGGCCGGCGCGGGGCCGTGGCGTCCGTGTATCTGCCCGCGCTTGCGCCAGTCAGTGACACGCATCAGGAGGCCGGATGGGAACAGGGAAGATACTGATCGTCGATGATGAAGTCGATGCGCTGGATAACTGCCGCCGCATTTTGAGCCGGTTGGGGTACGACTGCCTGACGGAGCACGATTCGCTGCGCGCCGTGGAGCGGATCAGGCAGGAGCGGCCCGATCTGGTGCTCACGGATCTGCGCATGCCGGGCCTCGACGGCCTCGGTCTGCTGGCCGAGGCCAAACGAGTCGATCCCGCGATCAATGTGGTGCTATTGACCGCCTATGCCACCGTGCAGACGGCCGTGGACTCCATGCGGCATGGCGCGTTGGATTATGTGCTGAAGCCCTATACCAGTAAAAGCCTGGAGGAGGTGGCCAAGCGGGCGTTCGACCAGGCGGAGCCGCCGCGCGCGGCCGAGTCGGTGTCCGAGAGGGGCGCGGGCTGTTCAGACTCCTCCGGCAGGAGCGCCCTTGGGCGCATTCTCGGGCGGAGCCAGGCGATGCAGGACGTGAAGAGTCTGATCGCCAAAGTGGCCAGGACGGATGCGAATATCTTGATCTACGGTGAAAGCGGCACGGGCAAAGAATTGGTGGCTCGCGCGATTCACGATGAAAGCGAGCGGAGGCGCCAGCCGTTCATGCCGCTCGATTGTGTGGCGCTGCCCGACTCCCTGCTGGAATCTGAATTGTTCGGCCATGAAAAAGGGGCCTTTACCGGCGCGCATGCGGCGAAGGCCGGGTTGTTCGAAGTGGCTCACCAAGGCACGGTCTTTCTGGACGAAGTCAGCGGGATGAGCCAGACGCTGCAGTCACGGCTGCTTCGCGTGTTGCAAGAGCGCCATGTCCGTCGCGTGGGCGGCACGCGCTATGCCGACATCGATGTGCGGGTCATTGCCGCCTCCAATCGCGATTTGGAAGAGGCCTGCCGCAAAGGCGAATTTCGGGAGGATCTCTTCTACCGGCTGAACGTGATTCCCATCGTGCTGCCGCCGTTGCGCGAGCGTGACGGCGATGTGCAGGTGCTGGCGCAGGAGTTTCTCGCGCGCTTTCGGGGCCGGGGGCGCGCCGGGTCCGAGGCGGAGCCCGCATTCGATCCATCGGCCATGGCCTGTTTGAAGGCGCATGCCTGGCCCGGCAATGTGCGGGAACTGCAGAATGTGATCGAACGGGTGGCGGCGCTGGCGGATGGCCCGACGATCCGGGTTGAGCATCTCCCGGAGCGGTTGCGCGCAGCGGGAGAATCGGACGAAGCCGAGGCGGAGGAAGCCGCCTCCTACAAGCAGGCCAAGCAGGAAGTGGTCCGGTCGTTTGAGCGGAGCTTTCTGCTGGAGTTGCTGAAACGCCATGGCTGGCACATGAGCCACGCGGCGCAAGAAGCCGGTGTGGATCGCAAGACCATCGAGCGGATGGTCAAGCGGCATGGCCTCCGAGAGCCGGGATGACCGGCCCGTTCCGCGCGACATTCCTGTCCCATTCGATAGGGTAACTCTTCAACATGGGTGCGGCATGGGGCGTGATTGCCCCATGCCGCGTCCTCCTGCCTAGATATTTAGCCAGTTTCGTAGCGGCACTGTATTTGCTCCTTGTTTTGCAGGAGCGGACGGCAGCGTGCGTTCCTCTTGGCAGCTGAGCCAGTTGCGGACATGGAGCGAATCGGACGATGGCGGCGGAAAAAATTATGATTGTGGACGATGAGCCGGAGGCGATCGAAAATTGCCGGCGGCTCTTGAGCCGGTCCCGGTATACCTGCGTGGTGGAAGCCGATGCGCAGCGGGCGCTGGCGGTGCTCGAGCGCGAGCGCCCGCAAGTATTGCTGACGGACCTTCGGATGCCGGGCCTCGATGGCCTGGCCTTGTTGAAAGCCGCGAAGCGCATCGATCCCAGGATCAAGGTCGTGCTGCTGACCGCCTATGCCTCGCTGCAGACGGCGGTGGCCTCCATGCGGCATGGCGCATTCGATTATCTGGCCAAGCCGTTCACCGGGAAAGAATTGCGCAGTGTGATTCGGCGGGCGCTGGGAGCTGAAGGGGGAGAGGCCATCGAACCGGCGCCCGCCGGGCTGCCTCGCCCTTCATGGGGCAGTCCGCTTTCCGCTGCCGAGCCGGTCTTGGCGGGACGGGGGCCAGAGATGCAGGCGGTGCGGGCCGCGATTGAACTGGTGGCGGAAACCGAAGCGGCGGTATTGCTCACCGGAGAACGCGGCACCGGCAAAGCCCGCATGGCTCGCGTGATCCATGCCGGCAGTCTCCGCCGCGCCAAGCATGTGGTGTCTGTCGATTGCGTGACGTCCAGCGACGCGCTGCTGGACGGGGAACTATTCGGCAGCCATTCATTATCCGGCGTCAGTGTCGACCGGGCGGGATTGCTGGAGTCCGCGGACGGCGGCACCCTGTTCCTGGATGAAGTGGGCGGTCTCAGTTTGCGGCTGCAAGCCAAGCTCTTGCGGGCGCTGAAAGAGCGCCGGGCCAGACGGGTGAACGGCGGCCTGTATTATTCCGTAGATACCCGGGTGGTGGCGTCGTCCTCGAGGAATCTCCAAGCTGCGTGCGGGGAGGGCGCGTTTCGAGAGGATCTCTATCAGCATCTCAACGTGGTGCCGATCGCGGTGCCGCCGCTGCGCCAGCGGCTGGAAGACATCGATCAACTCTCGCGTCTCTTCATGGAGCCGTTCTGGCTTCGCAAGCAGCAGCCGCTGCCGGCGGTGTTCGGATTTGCGCCGGAGGCGCTGGCGAAGCTGTGCCGGTATGCCTGGCCGGGCAATCTGCAAGAACTCCAGCAGGTGGTGGAGCGGGCCTTCGTGCTGGCTGATGGGCCGCTTTTCGACAGCACCTCTCTTCCGGACCATCTTCAAACTCTATAGAGCCTCTCCCTCCATCACCGCCTGGTGCAAGGTGATGTGCGCGTGATGTGTGCTGCTCCGCTACAGTTTGCCTCCGGCGTCTGCTTAAAACGATAGACAGCGTTATCTAATTGATTTCATTTCATTCTGGAAGGATGCGATCCCGCGCCGTGGGACGGGATCGTCCCATCGCTGCGCGAGGGGCCGGTGTGCCTGTCACGGCGCCACGGCGTGCCAACGGCGCTGTGCGAGCGGCGATTATCTCTTTGCGCGAGGGCGGCACCGATATTGCGCTGCTGCACGGGCACTGGTGGTGGCGCAGGTTGTTCGGACCGGCCTCTGAATAGCCCGCATCTTGATGGATGCCCATCACCAGCATTACTCCATGCGGGACGGTGCGAGAGGAGGTCTGCCGGCCCGCCAGCGTTCGGTGTGTGTCCAGGATCGGTTAACACGCCGTGCCGAAGCACCACGGCGATGGAAAGGGAGGCCCTTGTATGAGAACGGTATCGGGCTCGCATCGGCGGCGCGCGCGGCGCGTGGCTGCCGGTCTGCCTGCTGCATTGCTCGCGAGCAGTCTGCTGAGCGCTCCGCTGGGTCTGGCGCTGGATCAGCACAGCCACCATGGCGGAAGCGGAGAGGCATCGTCGGAAAAGGTTATTTATCGGGAAGGCGGATCGGTCCTGCACGACCGCATGATGGAGGAGGTGAAACGGCAGCAGGAGTTTGTCGGACAGAAGGGGGCGTATAGCACCGGGGCCAACAGCCACATGCTGCAGCAAGGCGTGCTGCTGGTGGCGGAGGATCCGGCGAAAGTGGCCGTGAACAACGGACAGCGCTGTCCGTCGAACGCGCCGGTGAAGGAGTATCACGTTTCCGCGATCAATATCGAAATTACCCTCAGCCGGTTCCTGGACTATTTCCCCGGCTACATGTACGTGCTGACCGAGAACGTCGAGAAGGCGCGCGCCGAAGAAGCCGCGAACAAGGCGGCGCGGGACAAGGACAACGATCCCGGCGCCGTGTCGAACGGCCTGCAGGGAGACATCATCCAGCCGCTCGTAATTCGGGCCAACCAGGGCGACTGCCTGAAGCTCATGCTGCACAACGGGATCAATGAGGAAGCGACCAATCTGGTCATCAACGGCTCGT
The Nitrospira sp. genome window above contains:
- a CDS encoding sigma-54 dependent transcriptional regulator, with protein sequence MAAEKIMIVDDEPEAIENCRRLLSRSRYTCVVEADAQRALAVLERERPQVLLTDLRMPGLDGLALLKAAKRIDPRIKVVLLTAYASLQTAVASMRHGAFDYLAKPFTGKELRSVIRRALGAEGGEAIEPAPAGLPRPSWGSPLSAAEPVLAGRGPEMQAVRAAIELVAETEAAVLLTGERGTGKARMARVIHAGSLRRAKHVVSVDCVTSSDALLDGELFGSHSLSGVSVDRAGLLESADGGTLFLDEVGGLSLRLQAKLLRALKERRARRVNGGLYYSVDTRVVASSSRNLQAACGEGAFREDLYQHLNVVPIAVPPLRQRLEDIDQLSRLFMEPFWLRKQQPLPAVFGFAPEALAKLCRYAWPGNLQELQQVVERAFVLADGPLFDSTSLPDHLQTL
- a CDS encoding sigma-54 dependent transcriptional regulator, with product MGTGKILIVDDEVDALDNCRRILSRLGYDCLTEHDSLRAVERIRQERPDLVLTDLRMPGLDGLGLLAEAKRVDPAINVVLLTAYATVQTAVDSMRHGALDYVLKPYTSKSLEEVAKRAFDQAEPPRAAESVSERGAGCSDSSGRSALGRILGRSQAMQDVKSLIAKVARTDANILIYGESGTGKELVARAIHDESERRRQPFMPLDCVALPDSLLESELFGHEKGAFTGAHAAKAGLFEVAHQGTVFLDEVSGMSQTLQSRLLRVLQERHVRRVGGTRYADIDVRVIAASNRDLEEACRKGEFREDLFYRLNVIPIVLPPLRERDGDVQVLAQEFLARFRGRGRAGSEAEPAFDPSAMACLKAHAWPGNVRELQNVIERVAALADGPTIRVEHLPERLRAAGESDEAEAEEAASYKQAKQEVVRSFERSFLLELLKRHGWHMSHAAQEAGVDRKTIERMVKRHGLREPG